The window CGCCTGCGTAAGCTGCGCGCGGGCCAGTACGATGCGATCGTGCTGGCGGCGGCCGGGCTGCACCGGCTTGGGCTGGCCAGCACGATCAGCGAGCTGCTCGCGCCCGAGCAGATGCTGCCGGCAGTGAGCCAGGGCGCGTTGGGCATCGAGATCCGCGCCGCCGATCCGGCCATCGCCGCGCTGCTGGCCCCGCTCGACGATCGCGCCACACGCACGGCGGTATCGGCCGAGCGAGCGTTCCTGGCGCGGATCGGCGGCGGCTGCCAGGTGCCGATCGCGGCCTACGCGCGCCTGCAGGGCGACGCGCTGAGGCTGGATGCCATGATCGGCGCGCGCGACGGGCGCATGGTGCGCGGCGAGCGGTATGGCCCGGCCACCAGCCCGGCCGCGCTTGGTCGCGCGCTGGCCGATCAGCTGCTGGAGCACGGGGGCCGCGCGCTGCTCGAGCCAGCCGCCTGAGCCTGTGCGCGATACCCCTGAGGGCCGGGGCGCGACGCAGGTCGCTTCCCGCCGTCACGCTACGAGGAAGCCTGTATGGATCACCATCCACTCGCCGGGAAGCGCATCGTCGTCACGCGCCCGGCCCACCAGGCCGCCGCGCTACTGGCGCAGCTGCGCGCGCTGGGCGCCGAGCCGATCGCCTGCCCGGCGATCACAATCGCACCGCCGGCCGACATGGCCGCGCTCGATCAGGCGATTGGCCGGTTGGACAGCTACGACTGGCTGATCGTCACCAGTGTCAACGGCGTCCATGCGCTGCTTGGGCGCATGGCCGAGCTAGGCGCGGCGCCCACTGCGCTCACACACCTGGCGATCGGCGCGATCGGCCCGGCCACCGCCGCCGCGCTCGCAGAGTATCGGCTGCGTGCGGCATTCGTGCCGGGCGATTACGTGGCCGAGGCGATCGTAGCCGAGATCGGCGACGTGGCCGGCCAGCGTATGCTGCTGCCGCGCGCCGACATTGCCCGGCCGGCGCTGGCCGACGGGCTGCGCGCCAGGGGCGCGCTGGTCGACAATATCGCGGCCTATCGCACGGTGCCGGCTGCCGGCGTGGGTGGCCTGGCCCACCAGCTGCGCGCCGGCGCGCTCGACGCGCTGACCTTCACCAGCTCATCGACCGTGCGCTACCTGCTCGACGGCCTGGCCGCCACCGGGTTCGCGCGCGCTGAAGCCGTCGCGGCGCTCAACCAGGCTGCAATCATCTGCATCGGCCCGATCACCGCCGACACCGCGCGGGCCGAGGGGTTGCGCGTGGATGCCGAGGCGCGCATATACACCGAAGACGGCCTGGTGGCCGCACTTGTCGCGTGGTTCAGCAGACCAGGACAGTTGCAGGTTTGAACGTTCGCAGGTTCGCACGTGAGAACGTTTGCACGTTATCACCTAGATTTGGCCCCAATTGATGGCGATGTGCTGGGGCCGTAGGCGCACATCCAAGCTACGGGCGAGATTGCGGACGCGTGGGGCGCGTTGGTTCAGCACCACTTCCACAATCCGCCCACGGGCATTGTGGACGAGAAAGCCGCTGATATGGAAGATATCGCGCACCATCCGTTTGAGGCCATAGCGGCGCAGCTTGGGCTCGTGATCGCTCAGCCACTGGCGCGCCCAGACGATCACGTTATGGGCCAGGCTGCCCAGCAGCGTGAGCATCTGTTGCGCGGCGAACCGCTTCTTGCTCCGTTTCGTCAGGCCGATGCCCTGCTTGTCGTCCTTGAAGCTCGTCTCGACCCCACCACCACGCATGTCGTAGCACTGCACATACGCCAGCAGTACCGCCTGATGGTCCAAGACCTGCGCCTGGGGCTGGTTCGTTTCGGCAATCACATCAGCCGCCAGCAGGGTCGTGATGATCACCGCATACTCCCACTGCCCGTTCTTCTGCTTCCAGCGGACGGCGATCCGCCCGACCGGACGCACGTATTCGGGCGCGGGCGTCGCCACCCACCCGACCTGGCGTCCTGCGATCTGCGGGTCATCGATCCATTCCGTCACGCTCACGCCCAGCTTGCGCGCCCGCTGGCGCGAGTAATCTTTGGTGAGGATGTGATAGCCGCGCGCCAACGCCCAGTTGATGTCGTCGATACTGCCGCCGCCCGAGTCGATGCGCAGGATGGTGCGCTGGCGTTTGGCCTCGTCCAGCTCCAGCACTTGCTCGGCCGCGTTGACCAGGGGGATCAGCGCTTTGGTCAGCCCGACCGTGCCCGCAAAGAGTTGATCGGTCACAATCTCACCATAGCGACTGGCCAGCACGCGCCCGAGCTGGCGCCCGCGGCGGTTGCGCTGGTTGGCGAAATAGCCTTTGGTGGCCAGCGCGGCTTTCGAGCCACAGGGCATGCCGCTCAGATCGACATCCAGCAATTGGTACTGGCGGGCGTAGGCATGCCGATAGCCCCGGCTGTGCTGGCGATAGATGATGGTCAGTGCCGCCGTCAACTGCTGCACGTTGGTCGCGGTGCAGGCGTTCAATGTCGCCTGAATGCTCGATTGCTCGGCACAGGCCTCCCGGCCAAACGCCTCCTGCAAGGCGCGATCGCTCCGCAGCAGCGTATTGGCCTCCACGATGCCGTGGGCACCGGCCAGAATGGTGACCAAGGCATCAGTCAGTTTGTCCATGGGCGTATGGATGACCGTCTTCTGCACAATCTTCACCTGTTCCCGCACCGGCACCAAGAAATCGATCTGCCGCAGATACAGCCCCAATGCAGCCAGCGATGCGACAGGCGTAAAGGTCGTGGTCGGCGCCGTGGTAGACTGGGCCATGATGAGCCTCCTTTTTCGTGACGGTGAAATCCCGAAAAGGTATGGCTCATCATGCATTTTTCTGCAACCGCATTACGCCCAGCGGCATCGTGTCGCCAATTGGAGCCAAAACTAGGTATCAACCTGAAGCACCCGGTCACCTGACAAGATGACACGATGACAAGATGGCCTTCGGGGCAGAATAGGCATCGGGCCATCGGGCCATCGGGGCATCATGTCACCTGACAAGATGACAAGATGACAAGATGGCCTTCGGCACAGAATAGGCATCATGTCATCGTGTCACCTGACAAGATGACAAGATGACAAGATGACAAGATGGCCTTCGGCACAGAATAGGCATCGGGCCATCGGGGCATCATGTCACCTGACAAGATGACACCTAGTTTTGGCTCCAATTGGCGACACGATGCCGCTGGGCGTAATGCGGTTGCAGAAAAATGCATGATGAGCCATACCTTTTCGGGATTTCACCGTCACGAAAAAGGAGGCTCATCATGGCCCAGTCTACCACGGCGCCGACCACGACCTTTACGCCTGTCGCATCGCTGGCTGCATTGGGGCTGTATCTGCGGCAGATCGATTTCTTGGTGCCGGTGCGGGAACAGGTGAAGATTGTGCAGAAGACGGTCATCCATACGCCCATGGACAAACTGACTGATGCCTTGGTCACCATTCTGGCCGGTGCCCACGGCATCGTGGAGGCCAATACGCTGCTGCGGAGCGATCGCGCCTTGCAGGAGGCGTTTGGCCGGGAGGCCTGTGCCGAGCAATCGAGCATTCAGGCGACATTGAACGCCTGCACCGCGACCAACGTGCAGCAGTTGACGGCGGCACTGACCATCATCTATCGCCAGCACAGCCGGGGCTATCGGCATGCCTACGCCCGCCAGTACCAATTGCTGGATGTCGATCTGAGCGGCATGCCCTGTGGCTCGAAAGCCGCGCTGGCCACCAAAGGCTATTTCGCCAACCAGCGCAACCGCCGCGGGCGCCAGCTCGGGCGCGTGCTGGCCAGTCGCTATGGTGAGATTGTGACCGATCAACTCTTTGCGGGCACGGTCGGGCTGACCAAAGCGCTGATCCCCTGGTCAACGCGGCCGAGCAAGTGCTGGAGCTGGACGAGGCCAAACGCCAGCGCACCATCCTGCGCATCGACTCGGGCGGCGGCAGTATCGACGACATCAACTGGGCGTTGGCGCGCGGCTATCACATCCTCACCAAAGATTACTCGCGCCAGCGGGCGCGCAAGCTGGGCGTGAGCGTGACGGAATGGATCGATGACCCGCAGATCGCAGGACGCCAGGTCGGGTGGGTGGCGACGCCCGCGCCCGAATACGTGCGTCCGGTCGGGCGGATCGCCGTCCGCTGGAAGCAGAAGAACGGGCAGTGGGAGTATGCGGTGATCATCACGACCCTGCTGGCGGCTGATGTGATTGCCGAAACGAACCAGCCCCAGGCGCAGGTCTTGGACCATCAGGCGGTACTGCTGGCGTATGTGCAGTGCTACGACATGCGTGGTGGTGGGGTCGAGACGAGCTTCAAGGACGACAAGCAGGGCATCGGCCTGACGAAACGGAGCAAGAAGCGGTTCGCCGCGCAACAGATGCTCACGCTGCTGGGCAGCCTGGCCCATAACGTGATCGTCTGGGCGCGCCAGTGGCTGAGCGATCACGAGCCCAAGCTGCGCCGCTATGGCCTCAAACGGATGGTGCGCGATATCTTCCATATCAGCGGCTTTCTCGTCCACAATGCCCGTGGGCGGATTGTGGAAGTGGTGCTGAACCAACGCGCCCCACGCGTCCGCAATCTCGCCCGTAGCTTGGATGTGCGCCTACGGCCCCAGCACATCGCCATCAATTGGGGCCAAATCTAGGTGACAAGATGACAAGATGGCTTTCGGCACAGAATAGGCATCGGGGCATCGGGGCATCCGGTCACCTGACAAGATGACAAGATGACAAGATGGCTTTCGGCACAGAATAGGCATCGGGGCATCATGTCACCTGACAAGATGACAAGATGACAAGATGGCTTTCGGCACAGAATAGGCATCGTGTCATCATGTCACCTGACAAGATGACAAGATGACAAGATGGCTTTCGGCACAGAATAGGCATCGTGTCATCATGTCATCGTGTCATCATGTCATCGTGTCACCCGGTCACCCGGTCATCGTGTCACCCAGTCACCCCAGAGGAGATTTCTCATGTCGCTGCTGTTCCGCCCGCGCCGGTTGCGCCGTACGCCGACTCTGCGCCGTATGGTGCGCGAGACGATGCTGAGCGCGAACGACCTGATCGCGCCGCTGTTTATCGCCGAGGGCCACGGCATCGTGCGGCCGATCGGCTCGATGCCCGGCCACGCCCAGCGCTCGCCCGACCAGATCGACGGCGAGATCGACGATCTGGGGGAGCTGGGCGTGCCGGCGGTGCTGCTGTTCGGCATTCCCATGCACAAAGACGCCCAGGGCAGTGGCGCGTGGACCGCCGACGGCCCGGTGCCTAGCGCAATCCGCAACGTCAAGCGCCGCGCCCCCGAGCTGCTGGTGCTGGCCGACGTGTGTATGTGCGAGTATACCGACCACGGCCACTGCGGCGTGCTCGCGCCGGGCGGCGGCGATGTGCTGAACGACCCGACGCTCGACCTGCTGGCGCGCGCGGCCGTGGCCTATGCCGACGCCGGCGCCGATATTGTGGCACCTAGCGCGATGATGGACGGCCAGGTCGCGGCGATCCGCGCCGCGCTCGACGCCGCCGGCCACCAGGATGTGCCGATCATGGCCTACGCCGCCAAGTTCGCCTCGGCGTTCTACGGGCCATTCCGCGAAGCTGCCGAAAGTACGCCGCAGTTCGGCGACCGGCGCGCCTACCAGATCGACCCGGCCAACGCGCGCGAGGCACTGCGCGAGGTGGCGCTCGATGTCGCCGAAGGCGCCGATATGCTCATGGTCAAGCCGGCCGGCGCCTACCTCGACATCATCAGTGCGGTGCGCTCACGCTACCAACTGCCGCTGGCGGCCTACCAGGTGAGCGGCGAATATGCTATGATCAAGGCCGCCGCGCAGAACGGCTGGATCGACGAGCGCCGCGCCGCGATCGAGAGCCTGATCGCGATCAAGCGCGCCGGCGCCGACATGATCATCAGCTACTACGCCAAAGAGGCCCTGCGCTGGCTGGCCCAGGAGTAGCTTGCGGCTGGTGGTTGCGCTCTTGCACTGCCGGCGGCAGGCACTCGTGCGAATGGCACGAGTGACGCGGTGGCATTTTGTGGCAGGCGAGCTGCCACGTTTTGCCTGCGGCAGCGCGGTACGCTTCGAGTATAGTGCTCTGATTGCGGGGCAAAGCGCCACAATCGAAGCACAGAAAAAACGCGAGTACCCTGCCGCAGGCACATCCGGCACGATACGCCGGTCGCCGCCTAAGCCCTGTGCATGACTCCTTACGCGGCGGCCTGCGTTAGGCGCTGCGTGAGTCTGTGGCAGCATGGTGCTACACGCAAAACGCGCAGCACCTGAATGGATCGGCTACTGCTCTGCCGAAGGCACGCAAGGCTTCTGCGGCGCAGCTGCCGATCAGAGGCACCAGCCCATGGAGTACATCGAAAATCGCACCTTCGACGAGATCGCCATCGGCGATGCGGCCAGCCTGACGCGCACGCTCACCGAGGCCGATATCAAGCTGTTCGCCGTTATGTCGGGCGATGTGAACCCGGCCCACCTCGACGAAGAGTACGCCCGCAACGACCTGTTCCATAAGATCATTGCCCACGGTATGTGGGGCGGCGCGCTGATATCGACACTGCTCGGCACGCAGCTGCCCGGCCCTGGCACGATCTACCTCGGCCAGACCCTGCGCTTCCGCCGGCCGGTCGCGATTGGCGACGTGGTTACCGTGTCGGTGCAGGCCAGCGCCAAAAATGCCGAGAAGCACCGGATCACCTTCGACTGCACATGCGTGAACCAGGCCGGTGAGGCGGTGATCAGTGGCGAGGCCGAGGTGATCGCGCCAACCGAAAAGGTCAAGCGCCCGCGCGTGAACCTGCCCGAGGTGCATCTGCACGACCACGGCGCGCGCTACCGGCAGCTGATCGCCGCCAGCGCCGGGCTGCCGCCCATGCGCACCGGCGTGGTTCATCCCGTCGATGCGCCCGCGCTACTCGAGGCGCTCGAGGCCGCGCGCGCCGGCATGATCGTGCCGGTGCTGATCGGCCCCGAGGCCAAGATCCGCGCCGTGGCCGAGGCACAGGGCGTCGATATCTCGCCCTACCAGCTGATCGCTACCGAGCACAGCCACGCTGCGGCGGCCCATGCGGTGGCGCTGGCGCGCGCCGGCCAGCTCGACGCGCTGATGAAGGGCGCGATCGGCATCCAGGAATTCATGCGCGCAGTCGTCGACAAAGCCAACGGCCTTGGCACCGGCCGGCGCATGAGCCACGTGTTTGCGATCGATGTGCCGACCTACCCGCGCCCGCTGTTCATCACCGACGCGGTGATCAATGTTGCGCCCAACCTCGAGGACAAGCGCGATATTGTGCAGAATGCGATCCACCTGGCACACGTGCTCGGCATCGCCGAGCCGAAGGTCGCGCTGCTGGCCGCAGTCGAGACGATCAACCCGCGCATCCGCTCGACACTCGAGGCCGCCGCGATCTGCAAGATGCTCGATCGCGGCCAGATCAGCGGCGGCCTGGTCGATGGCCCACTCGGCTTCGATACCGCCGTATCGCAAGAGGCCGCCCGTGCGCAGGGCATCACCTCGCCGGTGGCCGGCCAGGCCGACATCCTGGTGGTGCCGGATCTCGAGACCGGCACACTGCTGGCGAAACAGCTCGAGTACCTGGCCGACGCGCAATCGGCCGGGGTTGTGCTAGGCGCACGTGTGCCGATTGTGCTGACCAGCAGCGCCGGCAACCCGCTCAGCCGTATGGCCTCGTGTGCGATTGCGCTGCTGCTTGTGCGCGCGCGCCAGGCCATACCGCCGGCCGGCCCGGCCCAACTGCCCGGCGCACGCGGGTGAACCATGCCCAAACCACTGCTCGTGATCATCAGCGGCCCGCCCTGCTCGGGCAAGACTACGCTCGGCACCTGGCTGGCCGGGCAGCTCAGGCTGCCGCTGTTTCACCGCGACGGCTTCAAAGAGCTGCTGTTCGACAGCCTGGGCTGGAGCGACCTGGCATGGTCGAAGCGGCTCGGCGGTGCCAGCTATGCCCTGCTGTACCATACCACCGAGGCGCTGCTGCGCGCCGGAGCCTCGCTGATCATCGAGAGTAATTTCGATCCGCACGTCGATGGCCCGCGTATGCGCGAGCTTGCGGCGCGCCACCCGTTCGCGCTGGTGCAGATCCGCTGCATGGCCAGCGGGCCGGTGCTGTTCGAGCGCTTCAGGCAGCGCGCGCTCAGCAGCGAACGGCATCCTGGGCATCTCGATCACCTGAATATTCCCGTCTACGAGCCGATCGTCGCGGCTGGTGCCGGCCCGCGCAACGATTTTCTCGACCTGGCAGGCGCGTGCATCGATCTCACAACCAGCGATTTTGCGCAGCTCGACTATCAGCAGGTTCTGGCGCAGGTGCGCGCCGCGATCGAGCGCCTCGCCGCGCCGGGCGATCAGCATCCGCCTGAGCCATAATCGGCACATCTGCATTCTTGATGGGGAGGCAATCCTATGGCCAAGGATACCCGCTCGGCCGCACTTTTTGCCGAGGCACAGCGCCACATTCCCGGCGGCGTGAACAGCCCTGTGCGCGCGTTTCGCGGTGTCGGCGGCGTGCCGCGCTTCATCGAGCACGCTGCGGGCGCCTACCTGACCGACGCCGACGGCAACCAGTATATCGACTATGTGCTCTCGTGGGGGCCGCTGATCCTCGGGCATGCCCACCCCGGCGTGGTCGCGGCGGTGGCCGCGCAGGCCGCGCGCGGCACCTCGTATGGCGCGCCGACCGCGATCGAGACCACGCTGGCCCAGCTGATCAGCGCGGCCATGCCGGCGGTCGAGCTGGTGCGCTTCGTCTCGTCGGGCACCGAGGCGACCATGAGCGCCGTACGGCTGGCGCGCGCCTATACCCGGCGCAACAAAGTGATCAAGTTCGCCGGCTGTTACCATGGCCACGCCGACGAATTCCTGGTGCAGGCCGGCTCGGGCGTGGCCACGCTGGGCCTGCCCGATAGCCCCGGCGTGCCGGCAGCCGCCACCGCCGACACGCTCAGCGCACCATTCAACGACCTGGCGGCGGTCGAGCAGCTGCTGGCGCGCCACCCTCAGCAGGTCGCGGCGATCATCGTCGAGCCGGTGGCCGGCAACATGGGCCTGGTGCCGCCGAATGCCGGCTACCTGGCCGGGCTGCGCGCGCTGGCCGACCAGCACGGCGCACTGCTGGTGTTCGACGAGGTGATGACCGGCTTTCGAGTGGGGCCGGGTGGCGCGCAGGGGCGCTACGGCGTGACGCCCGACCTGACCTGCCTGGGCAAGGTGATCGGCGGCGGCCTGCCGGCGGCGGCCTACGGCGGTCGGCGCGAGATCATGCAGCAGATCGCACCGGCCGGGCCAGTCTATCAGGCCGGCACGCTTTCGGGCAACCCGCTGGCCATGGCCGCTGGAGTCGTCACGCTCCAGGAGATCAGTGCGCCCGGCGCGTTTGAGCGGCTCGAGTACACGGCCGCGCGCCTGCGCGATGGCTTTGCCCAGGCGGCCGAGGCGGCCGGCGTGCCGCTACAGGCCGCAGCGGTGGGCAGCATGTGGGGCTTCTTCTTCGCCGCCGAGCCAGTGCGCGACTACGCCAGCGCCAAGCAGCATGCCGACACGGCCCGCTACGCGCGCTTCTTCCACGCCATGCTCGAGCGCGGGGTGTACCTGGCACCCTCGCAATTCGAGGCCGCGTTCGTGTCGCTGGCCCACGACGACGCAATCGTCGACCAGACGCTCGACGCGGCGCGGGCGGCGTTCGCCGCAATCTAGAGAAGCTTATTGCCGGTAGCAGCCAGCAGTCAGTCGGCCGTGTCGCTGGCGGCTGCCGGCTGCCCCCCGACGAATTTTCACCCTATTCCTAGCCTGCGCCAATGTGCCAGCCAGGCGCGAAGACTCAAACGATCGCGTAAGCCTTTGGGCCTGCGCGTCTTTGCAGCCATTCAAACGCCTGCTTCGGCGGTACGCAACCATGCAGCCAACTTGCGGTATCATATACGGCACACGCATAGCCAGCGAGCCAGTATATGACCAGCGCATCGCTCACCCGCCACGAGGCGGCCCGCCAATCACACCTGGCAGTGCTGGCCATGGCCGGCATCAACATGATCTGGGGCGCAGCGTTCCCGCTCACCAAGCCCGCGCTCGAGCATATTCCGCCATTCACATTCGCGCTGCTGCGCTTCGCGCTGGCGCTGGCCGTGCTGCTGCCGCTGGCCCGGCGCGCACCCTGGCGGCTGCTGCGCGGCCCCGACGCGGGCCGGGTCATCGCGATGGGCCTGAGCGGCTTCTGCTTCGTGCAGCTGAGCCAGACGATCGCGCTGCAGCTCAGCCCGGCCGCCGACATCGCCATGATCGCCACCACCACGCCGCTGTGGGTCGCGCTGCTGGCCTGGCCCTGGCTGGGCGAGCGCCTGAGCTGGCGCGGCGGGCTTGGCTTCGTGCTGGCGATCGGCGGGCTGCTGCTGATCCTCTGGCCGCAGGGAGCTGCCGGCAGCTCATTCGCCAACCGTGTGATCGGCGACGCGATCTTTGTGGCCGGCTCGCTCGGCTGGGCGGTGTATAACCTGCTTGGGCGCGACCTGATGCGCCGCCATGCGCCGCTGCCGGCCACCACCGCCGCCGGGGTGGTCGGTACGCTGGCGATGCTGCCGTTCGCCGCCTACGAGTGGGCCAACCGGCAGCTACCGAGCTTCACGCCGATCGGTGTGGCCGCGCTGGGCTACACCGGCCTGCTGGTGACGGTGCTAGGCTTCCTGGTGCTGTTCTGGGCGCTCGGGCGCGCCGGCGCGGCCCAGGTGGCGGCGATGATGTATTTCCAGCCGCTCGCCGGCGTGCTGCTGGCATGGCTGTTCCTGCGCGAGCCGCTCGGGGGTGCGTTCCTGGCCGGGGCGGCGCTCATGCTCACCGGCGTGAGCCTGGTGGTGCTGTGGCCGGGAGGTATGCGGAGAACCGAGAACCAAGAACCAAGCACTATTGAGCGCGAGCCGCCGGTGCTTGGGTCTTAGCTCTTGGTTCTGTAGTTCTAGTGGTGGAGAAGACGATGGCAACCAGATACGCACCGCGCCCGTGGGTGCCACCCGCGATCGAGGCGGCGATCGAGCACAGCGCCGAGCACTACCGCGCGCTCGAAGCGCATGCGCTCGAGGCCGAGCTGCACAGCCTGCTGGCGCGGCACGAGCAATACATGGATCACGAGTGCCTGAGCCTGTACGCCGGCACCAACATCCTCAACCCGCGCGCCGCGCAGCTGCTGGCCGCCAGCGTGGGCAGCCGGCCCAGCCTGGGCTACCCCGGCGCCAAGTACGAGATGGGCATGCAGTATGCCGAGCAGATCGAGATCATGGCAGTTGAGCTGCTGAAGGAACTGTTCGGATGCAGCTACGCCGAGTTTCGGGTTGGTAGCGGCTCGCTGGCCAACCTGTATGCCTACATGGCCTGTACCCGGCCCGGCGACGCGATTATGGCCTTCGCCGACAGTGCCGCCGGCCACGTGACCCACCACCAGGCCGGCGCGGCCGGGCTGTATGGCCTGCAGATTCACGAGGTGCCCTACGACGCCGCGCAGATGACGATCGACTTGCCGGCGCTGCGCACTGCGGCCGCGCGCATCAGGCCCAGCCTGATCATCATCGCCGGCAGTATGTGCCTGTTCCCCTACCCGGTGGCCCAGGCCCGCGCAATTGCCGACGAGGTCGGCGCCTACCTGATGTACGACGCCGCACATATGTCGGGGCTGATCGCCGGCGGCGCGTTCCAGCAGCCGCTGGCCGAGGGCGCGCACCTGATCACCAGCTCGACCTACAAGTCGTTCGGCGGGCCGCCCTCGGGCATGATCCTCACCAACGACGCCGAGCTGGCGCGTAGGCTCGACTCGATCGCCTACCCAGGCCTGACCGCCAACTTCGACCTGGGCAAGACGGCCGCGCTGATCGTGGCGATGCTCGACCTGCGCGAGCACGGCCGGGCTTACGCCCAGATGTGCATTGCCAACGCCCAGGCGCTGGCGGCGGCGCTGGCCGAGCGCGGCTGCCCGGTTCACGCCGTAGCTGGCCGCGGCTACACCGCATCGCAGCATATCGCGATCCAGGCCCACGCCTATGGCGGCGGCAATGCTGCGGCCCGGCGGCTCGAGCTGGCGAATATTCTGACGAGTGGGATCGAGCTGCCGCTGCCGCCAGTAGCCGGCGACTTCAACGCGCTACGGCTCGGCACGCAGGAGATCACGCGTTGGGGCATGGTGCCGGCCGATATGCCGGCGGTGGCCGAGCTGATCGCGCAGGTGCTTGTGCAGGGCGCGCAGCCCGAGCAGGTGCGGCCTGCGGTTGTGGCGCTACGGGCCGGCTTTCAGAAGTTGCACTTCGTGCGTTAGCGCGGCGGCCAGCTGAATGTCACGACATCGCCGGGGTTGGCGGTGCAGCACTGCTTCTGGCCATTGATCACCACCGATACAACTGCCGCGTTGCCGGCCCGCACCCAGAAGTCGCGCTGAGCCTTGTAGGCGGGCAGCGCCTGCCCGGCCCCCAGCACCTTGCGAAAGACGGTCTGGCCATCGACTTTGATCTCGAGCCACGACCCGGCGCCGCTGCCGGGGTCGATACTCACCTCGGCGACGATCGGCGCATCGGGAGAGCCGCTGGTGGCAGTGGGGGTGGCGAACGAGGGGCCGAGCGGTACCCCGCCGGCGGCGCCGGTGGGT of the Candidatus Kouleothrix ribensis genome contains:
- a CDS encoding uroporphyrinogen-III synthase produces the protein MDHHPLAGKRIVVTRPAHQAAALLAQLRALGAEPIACPAITIAPPADMAALDQAIGRLDSYDWLIVTSVNGVHALLGRMAELGAAPTALTHLAIGAIGPATAAALAEYRLRAAFVPGDYVAEAIVAEIGDVAGQRMLLPRADIARPALADGLRARGALVDNIAAYRTVPAAGVGGLAHQLRAGALDALTFTSSSTVRYLLDGLAATGFARAEAVAALNQAAIICIGPITADTARAEGLRVDAEARIYTEDGLVAALVAWFSRPGQLQV
- the hemB gene encoding porphobilinogen synthase, whose protein sequence is MSLLFRPRRLRRTPTLRRMVRETMLSANDLIAPLFIAEGHGIVRPIGSMPGHAQRSPDQIDGEIDDLGELGVPAVLLFGIPMHKDAQGSGAWTADGPVPSAIRNVKRRAPELLVLADVCMCEYTDHGHCGVLAPGGGDVLNDPTLDLLARAAVAYADAGADIVAPSAMMDGQVAAIRAALDAAGHQDVPIMAYAAKFASAFYGPFREAAESTPQFGDRRAYQIDPANAREALREVALDVAEGADMLMVKPAGAYLDIISAVRSRYQLPLAAYQVSGEYAMIKAAAQNGWIDERRAAIESLIAIKRAGADMIISYYAKEALRWLAQE
- a CDS encoding bifunctional enoyl-CoA hydratase/phosphate acetyltransferase; protein product: MEYIENRTFDEIAIGDAASLTRTLTEADIKLFAVMSGDVNPAHLDEEYARNDLFHKIIAHGMWGGALISTLLGTQLPGPGTIYLGQTLRFRRPVAIGDVVTVSVQASAKNAEKHRITFDCTCVNQAGEAVISGEAEVIAPTEKVKRPRVNLPEVHLHDHGARYRQLIAASAGLPPMRTGVVHPVDAPALLEALEAARAGMIVPVLIGPEAKIRAVAEAQGVDISPYQLIATEHSHAAAAHAVALARAGQLDALMKGAIGIQEFMRAVVDKANGLGTGRRMSHVFAIDVPTYPRPLFITDAVINVAPNLEDKRDIVQNAIHLAHVLGIAEPKVALLAAVETINPRIRSTLEAAAICKMLDRGQISGGLVDGPLGFDTAVSQEAARAQGITSPVAGQADILVVPDLETGTLLAKQLEYLADAQSAGVVLGARVPIVLTSSAGNPLSRMASCAIALLLVRARQAIPPAGPAQLPGARG
- a CDS encoding AAA family ATPase, with product MPKPLLVIISGPPCSGKTTLGTWLAGQLRLPLFHRDGFKELLFDSLGWSDLAWSKRLGGASYALLYHTTEALLRAGASLIIESNFDPHVDGPRMRELAARHPFALVQIRCMASGPVLFERFRQRALSSERHPGHLDHLNIPVYEPIVAAGAGPRNDFLDLAGACIDLTTSDFAQLDYQQVLAQVRAAIERLAAPGDQHPPEP
- the hemL gene encoding glutamate-1-semialdehyde 2,1-aminomutase, whose translation is MAKDTRSAALFAEAQRHIPGGVNSPVRAFRGVGGVPRFIEHAAGAYLTDADGNQYIDYVLSWGPLILGHAHPGVVAAVAAQAARGTSYGAPTAIETTLAQLISAAMPAVELVRFVSSGTEATMSAVRLARAYTRRNKVIKFAGCYHGHADEFLVQAGSGVATLGLPDSPGVPAAATADTLSAPFNDLAAVEQLLARHPQQVAAIIVEPVAGNMGLVPPNAGYLAGLRALADQHGALLVFDEVMTGFRVGPGGAQGRYGVTPDLTCLGKVIGGGLPAAAYGGRREIMQQIAPAGPVYQAGTLSGNPLAMAAGVVTLQEISAPGAFERLEYTAARLRDGFAQAAEAAGVPLQAAAVGSMWGFFFAAEPVRDYASAKQHADTARYARFFHAMLERGVYLAPSQFEAAFVSLAHDDAIVDQTLDAARAAFAAI
- a CDS encoding DMT family transporter, with protein sequence MTSASLTRHEAARQSHLAVLAMAGINMIWGAAFPLTKPALEHIPPFTFALLRFALALAVLLPLARRAPWRLLRGPDAGRVIAMGLSGFCFVQLSQTIALQLSPAADIAMIATTTPLWVALLAWPWLGERLSWRGGLGFVLAIGGLLLILWPQGAAGSSFANRVIGDAIFVAGSLGWAVYNLLGRDLMRRHAPLPATTAAGVVGTLAMLPFAAYEWANRQLPSFTPIGVAALGYTGLLVTVLGFLVLFWALGRAGAAQVAAMMYFQPLAGVLLAWLFLREPLGGAFLAGAALMLTGVSLVVLWPGGMRRTENQEPSTIEREPPVLGS
- a CDS encoding aminotransferase class I/II-fold pyridoxal phosphate-dependent enzyme translates to MATRYAPRPWVPPAIEAAIEHSAEHYRALEAHALEAELHSLLARHEQYMDHECLSLYAGTNILNPRAAQLLAASVGSRPSLGYPGAKYEMGMQYAEQIEIMAVELLKELFGCSYAEFRVGSGSLANLYAYMACTRPGDAIMAFADSAAGHVTHHQAGAAGLYGLQIHEVPYDAAQMTIDLPALRTAAARIRPSLIIIAGSMCLFPYPVAQARAIADEVGAYLMYDAAHMSGLIAGGAFQQPLAEGAHLITSSTYKSFGGPPSGMILTNDAELARRLDSIAYPGLTANFDLGKTAALIVAMLDLREHGRAYAQMCIANAQALAAALAERGCPVHAVAGRGYTASQHIAIQAHAYGGGNAAARRLELANILTSGIELPLPPVAGDFNALRLGTQEITRWGMVPADMPAVAELIAQVLVQGAQPEQVRPAVVALRAGFQKLHFVR